Genomic window (Leucoraja erinacea ecotype New England chromosome 22, Leri_hhj_1, whole genome shotgun sequence):
TTGAAAATGTTCTGCACTGCTTCAATTAGTATTGTGAGTTTTTCTACATTAATCACAGAGAACAGTTGTGTCCTTGGTTCAAGTGCTCTGAGAAGATGGCATTTCTGTATGGCATATGATGTAGTCACTGAAATGACAGCATAGGTTCTCAAATCTCTGGAGTCTGGCTTGAACACAACCCCTTTGGCTTAATTGAATTAACTGAATTCCCCCATTGAGCTACaccagacaggtttgaagggatacatGCCCTTTTTCTACCCTGTTGAAGGAGCTTGAAGAAATGTGTCAATAGCTTCAAATAGTTCTTTTGGCAAGCAACGAGTTTGAGACACTCGTGGGAGAAGATTTACGgtggaaaaaaaagatagataagctttggggggggggggtgaaataaaTCTTGTTTACTTTAACTCTTATtattcaaaatgttaaaatacACTTTGAAAGTGCAAGAATTGAAACTATGGTTATTTTTTTTCACAGATTTCTGGGACACAGCAGGACAGGAGCGTTTTCAGAGTATGCATCCATCCTATTATCATAAGGCACATGCCTGTATCATGGTGGGTCATTACAGATTTTACTTGAATGCAAAAGCTTATTTCAGTAACTGTTATTTTCGCAATGCAGATAAATCCATCAAACCCACAAACATCAAATAAGTTCTGTTTGCCTGATTGAAGCGTAAACATCTACCCCGGAACTGTTGATCACCACGCACTACACTGTACTAATACTCTAAACATGTTTGATTGGCGAGAATGAAGAAAGCTTTATGTTGTGGCTGCAAGATCCCAGAGAAGAAAActaatttattttataattttaggtgTTTGATGTGCAGAGGAAGATAACTTACAAAAATCTGAGTAACTGGTACACTGAACTGAGGGAGTCTCGGCCTGAGATCCCCTGTGTGATCGTCGCAAACAAAATAGACGGTGAGTTCAAATGTTATATATTAGTCACAGTGAAACTTGAGCCGCAGATCCTTTTGACCTTTGATTTCCAGCTGAAATTTCCAGTAAAGGAGATCATATACCGAATGCTGATGAGAAAGTCCATTCGGTGCATCTATCTTTTGGGAGAGATCTCACAGTTAATCTCATCACTGTAACCCACTGTTGCTTAAATAATTCCAGATATTTATCGCTACTTCCTTAAATTGAAGGCAAATTTTACTTTCCAGAGGAATTTCCAGAATCAATCCTAAATTTACTTTTTCCAGTCCTCATTTGCACTTTGGTTTGTTTAATTTGATGAAGTCTCCTGGGGCAGCACActggctgccttacaatgccagagacagtggttcaatcctgattacgggtgctgtttgtatggagtttatacagtctcgctgtgaccacatgggttttcccgggttctctggtttcctcccacatccaaaagatgtgcaggtttttaggttaattggcttttgtaaattatccctagtgtaaagGATAAACTAGtgtactatagaaacatagaaacatagaaattaggtgcaggagtaggccattcggcccttcgagcctgcaccgccatttaatatgatcatggctgatcatccaactcagtatcccgtacctgccttttctccataccctctgatccccttggccataagggccacatctaactccctcttaaatatagcctaactccctcttaaatatagcatgctATGGGTGATagttggtcggtacggactcagtgggacaaagagcttgtttctgcgttgtatctcaaaATTACTCTAGTTTTATTTTCCCCATTGCTCAGTGGTGCACCGGGCGTAGGAAAACATGGGCTAATGACTGATGAATTAAGGCACAGAAGGAGTACAAGAATGATGGATTTCAGCGGCTGGGCGGAGTGCAAATGATTTTGAGTCAGATTTAAGATATTGTGTCCGTTTGAGAATCTGTGTCAGATTCCTCAGTCGGAGTGGAGGATTTGTAGAGCTTCTCGTTGGCGCATTGATCACCAGCACGCATCTGAATGAAACGCACACTGTTTCCTATCTTCCAGCTGATCTGAAAATCACACAGAAAAGCTTCAACTTTGCCAAGAAGCATGGGTTGCCTTTTTATTTTGTGTCAGCGGCGGATGGGACCAATGTGGTAAAGGTAGGTGCAATGCTATGGAAAAATGCATTGAAGGAATCCTGGATTCCTAATATGAATAAAGAAGAAAGGACATGAGAACTCAGAGGTAGAATCGGTATAGAGTTATTGGTGGTATTCCAAGCCAATgacttttcattaataactcgacaaataaaacatgaatttttcagataaggcgaattTGGACTCCACggaaaaaatctctaccggaatatgtaaacattttgccATTAGCACATCGTATTttcaagaagatgtgattatacacaaacaaataaacacacgaacaaatacatccacatacaagatcagacttttaataggtacTAGACCTATTaacaagtgggacctgttgggtgccATCCCCTCACCGCGtggttgtgggaggggggagggggggggtgcctACGGCGTTACACACACTCCATTCGCTCCATTtccccatccctgccctatccctcacacatagcccccaacttgcaggcgcatctagagatggaggggggggggggtagagagagtggggcagagacagagagagtggggcagagacagagggagagagagagagggggcagagacagagagagggtgaggagaggggggggagaggagggggtgcgagagagagagggagaggagaggggggagaggaggggggggagaggggggggagagaggggaggaggggggggagagaggaggagaggggagagaggaggagcgggagggggggggagaggaggaggggagagaggaggagcggGGTGGGCAGCGATTGGGGCGGGCAGTGAGTGGGGCGGGCAGGGAACGGTACTTGGAGAAGAAAGGATATTATTCTGGTGTTCTGACCAATATTTATCCTGAATCAATGTCACTTTTCCAAATGAAAGTAATCTGGTCATTCTCTCTTGTCTGCGAGATTGTGATGTGTGCAAAATGGCTGTCACATTTTCTGCAGTGTTTGCATTTCAGAGGTCCTTGTGAAATGCACTATAAATATGCAAATTATCTTTCTTATTCTTTCTGTAGCTTTTTCGTGACACAATAAAATTGGCAATGTCGTACAAACAGAACTCGAGCGATTTCATGGATGAAGTTATGCGGGAGCTAGAGGTAAGCCTTCATTTACTAAACAAtgtactggatgcagtagatcTGAAATTGTCAGTGTACTTATTATGGTTCATTCAGCCTTGAAAATTAATCCGTGGCATTACGGCCTTTTGCCAGGTTCCCTGGTTTCCCATTTTCCTTTTTGTAGGCTAAGATCCAGTGTGGGTGTTCCTTTCAGCAGCATCACCTTCTTTTATCATCCCTCCCGATTGTAATGAGCATCCTCCTATATCTCACCATCACCTTACCAAGCTCCTATTTCAACAACTCTTACCCTGTAtcgtagaacatagagcagtacaccacaggaacagcccattcagcccacaatctctGGTATTGCACGTCACCCCATGACTGCCATCTACTGACCATCTTGCAGTACTCTTGCTGTACACACTGCAGCAACCATCTTCTTacattctccactctcccatatcACCAGCCTTGCTGCACCCTAATTCATTAATCCTTCTTTGTGTAACGGTGAACGACAATTACAGCTGCTCTTCTGACTGTTCCAGATCACTGTCTTCTAGCTTTATTTAATGTTTGATGGAGGAAAATATCAATTCACTAATCTAATTCACTGGAAGAATACATCTAATTGTGAGCTTGTTGAGGCATGGGATAGATGTCGGAGCTTGAGATTTAACTACTCTGTGTTTACCGTTCCATTCCATCACTTGCAACAGTTGTGATGAGATATTGTATGCTGCATATATTGTTAATTGGAGTAATTTCACAGAGTTAGGATGCCCAACCAATAAATTGGAGCTGAATTTTCCACGCTCCCTCTGCTGATGATTGCTTTCCAATAAATCCCCTGGTCTCCTTTTTCACATAGTCCCTCCTTCCTCCCAACGTCAATCCCTTGCTACCCTAGCTGTATATCTTGCTCAACCATCCCATGGCTGACAGCCTCTCTATGACCTTttcttgagtgtgtgtgtgcctaggctcatgtatgtatgtgtatgcgtGTTTGCATTTATGTGTTCACACGTGTGTGCATGTAAGTGTGTACGTATTTCCCCTCTCATACCACCTTTGTTTCAGCTGTGTTGCAATCACTTGATGTACCTCACATATAATCTCTCATTAATTACAATCTGAGGTCACTCATTACTCCCATGACCAATCTGATTAATGATGTGCTCTTCTGAATATGTCTTAAGTTAAAAGCTTCGACCATGCATACTCTTGGGCCTTTTGGAGTGGCTTGGCTATTGTTTCTTTGTTGGTTTGATCCAATGGAGCGCTGTGGTAAGCATTATTACAAACCACAATTGATTTGGCAAGTTTCTGTTCTTTATTGTTGCCTTTCATGGCATAACAGTTGCCAAAAATTCTCAGTGATGCCCCTCTCTGAGTTAACCCATGTGGTTGCAATAGGTGAGATCCCATTCTATCCTCTTGCATTTAGACAGCATTTCCTTTGCATTGCCCCCCATGAAACACTTCATAAATGATTAtcatctgcaatcattcattttTATGAGGATTGCCAGATGAGCTAACTGCCATCCAGTTGCGGGTACTGACAGATTACAATGTATATTGCATTGTTATACATTGCATAGAGTAGAATAAGCTTGACCTGGCTCCTGCTTTCCATCATCTGGCTTTCATGTACCCTGACTTTGATCCAGCACCAATGATTTGCAGTACTGGTACTAAATCAGCAGGTGGCAACGGTATGCTGTTGTGAGCTGACCAAGACCTGCGGCCAGCATTCCACTGCATTGGGAGCAAGAAACTAAATTATTGCTGAAGCCATATGTGGCTCTGTACCTTCTGCAAGCTTCTCCTCGAGGACATGGACAACTCTTTGATAGGGCATTGTCCACGGGATGGCATTTCAACCAAGATTGATCCAAGTGTACGTATATGTCAGCATTAATGTTTGTGACATTCATCCTTGTAAATGGGCAATGAGCTTTCAACACACTCTCCCAGAATCTCAATCTTTGAAGCAAGATCCCTGGCTGATTTTCTTCTTTCATTTGACCGGTCCAGGAACATCAAGGTGAATTAATTAAGTGACTTACCCTGGCTTCAACTGCTTCAGATGCTTAAAACCTGACAATAAAATTCAAAaggctgtggatgctggaaatctgaaataaaagcaataaCGCAAGAAACACTCAACACTGTAGCACCTCCCTCTCTATCCTTCCCACCTCTTAAGGCAGCTATTCTTCTGACTGCAACAGCATCGTGCAAGCTGTACTTCAAACTTAGCATCTCCATAATCTCCAAGGAATTTGTATCCAGTCTCCCAGGAACTGAAGAACTTGTTTCCTCTGTTCGAATCACCCTGGAACTCGTTCCCTCTGTTCCAGCCTCCCAGGAACTTGTTCCTTCTGCTTTAGTGGACcagatttattttcctctgtttcAATCAACCAggattccattccttctcttcctaTTATCCTAGAATTTATTTCTCCTTTTCTAATGTCCCACAGTTCCATTCCTTTTCCTCCCTTCTCTAAGGATTCCAGTTCTTCTCCATGCTAGTAGTCCTGGATTTCTTTTTCTGTGGCCTCAATTTCATTCATTTTTGGCATTCTTCCCCTACTGGTCCAGTGGTCAATAAATAGCAACATTCTTACTGCCAACAAAAAGAGCTTCTGCTAATAGTCACCAGGCTCTGCTTTCCATGACATTTCTTCACATTGTTAATGGTTTAACTTCACTTCACACATTGGCTGCAGACAAGGGTTCCTTCTGCTAAATCTATCACACTGTAGTAATTAAGAGCTTCTATGATGGTACATCCCCAACCCATGACCTCTATCATTCAGATGTATTGAAACACCACCATCTC
Coding sequences:
- the rabl2 gene encoding RAB, member of RAS oncogene family-like 2 — encoded protein: MAAENSALPELNQDKYDGDEHIKIICLGDSAVGKSKLMERFLIDGYRPQQLSTYALTLYKYTTKVNDKTVLVDFWDTAGQERFQSMHPSYYHKAHACIMVFDVQRKITYKNLSNWYTELRESRPEIPCVIVANKIDADLKITQKSFNFAKKHGLPFYFVSAADGTNVVKLFRDTIKLAMSYKQNSSDFMDEVMRELENFDLEANEETRDDESKEDQSESP